In the Prochlorococcus sp. MIT 1307 genome, one interval contains:
- a CDS encoding FAD-dependent monooxygenase codes for MIKTSIITILGSGPTGATLALALACSGSTINLYDPKLKHEIASKSRAYALSQSTRILLKQINIWDKLEPYLISFDKLLIFDDENEKEILFNPTDLDYDEHNDNSIGWIIEHENLMNTLFTEIDNLKQINTHFGHSLNYQYDSSELIIAADGTNSMTRNNWGIDLFGTLYKQGCITAKILFRGSDMKTAYEIFRSEGPLAILPMGNDIYQVIWTAPFDLCLTRVEQNESRFLDSLASILPYNLEPDVLVEKPCVFPVKLSIAKQFYKGKGFLVGECAHSCHPVGGQGLNLCLRDVEELSNLLKNFNKQSRNLSKIQHQYSVNRFFDIVSVLIITDLLVRVFSTRNPLVIKLRYLVLKLVDSIPIIKKVTLKIMTYGPTKTFFSNSGI; via the coding sequence ATGATCAAAACTTCAATTATAACAATATTAGGCTCTGGTCCTACAGGAGCCACATTAGCTTTAGCCTTAGCATGTTCAGGCTCTACAATTAATTTATACGATCCGAAACTAAAACATGAGATTGCATCAAAGAGTAGAGCATATGCTTTATCACAATCAACAAGAATTCTACTTAAACAAATCAATATATGGGATAAACTAGAACCTTATCTAATATCATTCGATAAACTATTAATTTTTGACGACGAAAATGAAAAAGAAATATTATTCAATCCAACTGATCTTGATTATGATGAACACAATGATAATAGTATTGGATGGATAATAGAACATGAAAATTTAATGAATACATTATTTACGGAGATAGATAATCTTAAACAAATTAATACACATTTTGGTCATTCACTAAATTATCAATATGATTCATCTGAATTAATCATAGCAGCTGATGGAACAAACTCAATGACAAGGAATAATTGGGGAATAGATTTATTTGGGACTTTATATAAGCAAGGTTGCATTACTGCAAAAATACTTTTTAGAGGAAGTGATATGAAGACAGCCTATGAAATATTCAGATCAGAAGGCCCACTGGCTATCCTGCCAATGGGAAATGACATATATCAAGTCATTTGGACAGCACCATTTGATTTATGTTTAACAAGAGTAGAACAAAATGAATCAAGGTTTTTAGATTCTCTTGCTTCTATTTTGCCTTATAATTTAGAACCAGACGTTCTCGTAGAGAAACCTTGTGTATTTCCAGTGAAATTATCTATTGCTAAACAATTTTATAAAGGAAAAGGTTTTTTGGTTGGTGAGTGTGCTCATTCATGCCATCCGGTTGGAGGTCAAGGCTTAAATCTCTGTTTAAGAGATGTAGAAGAATTGTCGAATCTATTAAAGAACTTTAATAAACAAAGTAGAAATTTATCTAAAATACAACATCAATACAGCGTCAATAGGTTTTTCGATATTGTTTCAGTTTTAATCATTACAGATTTATTGGTTAGAGTATTTTCAACAAGAAATCCTCTTGTAATTAAATTACGCTACTTAGTTTTGAAATTAGTTGATAGTATACCTATAATAAAAAAGGTTACACTAAAAATCATGACCTACGGACCTACAAAGACTTTTTTCTCTAATTCAGGAATCTAA